The following nucleotide sequence is from Novipirellula galeiformis.
GCACAATGATCCCCACACCCTGATCCCTGGCTCGGTCAAACAGAGTGGTGATGGGTTTCTGGCGGAAGACATTAAAAATAATCTGCAGAGACGTCAATTCGGGTTGCTCGAGGATGCTAACCGCCTCGTCCATCGACTCCACGCTCGCGCCAAAATTTTTGATCAATCCGTCGCGTTTGAATTTTCGCAGCCAGTCGAATATGTCTCCCGCGGACATGACTTCGGATGGTACACAATGCAGTTGCACTAAGTCCAAGCTGTCGACCCCCAGGCGGCTGATCGATTCGCATAGATGCTGTTTGAGAACTTCGGCAGAATACGGACCAGGATAGTTTTGGCGACCCACTTTGGTGGCAACAAAGACTTGATCGCGATGCTGTTGAATGAATCGCCCGATCAGCTTCTCGGACCGCCCGCTGCCGTAGACATCGGCAGTATCAAAAAACGTAATGCCGTGGTCCCACGCTGTTTCCAATATCTGCATCGCTTGCGGCTCACTAACGCTGCCCCAATCGGCGCCCAATTGCCAACATCCCAGGCCGATTTCGGAAACCGAGCGACCGCTATTTCCAAGAATTCTCGTCTTCATATCTATTTTCAATCAGTGCCGTATAGCGTCGTAAGGATTCCAAGAAAGCGTACCCGGTTTCGTGCGAATCAGCCAGCTACGGTGCTTTGGGTCCGCTATATTGGGTGCCACTTACCATTCCGGTGTATTGCCCTTAGGGTCTCTACAAGAATCACGTTAAGACATTTTCCAGATAAGCGATCGGAGGATTACCACATGAGCATCGTGGTGCTGGTGGCTTTCAATCCAAATGCCGGTGAAGCACGCAGGCACGTCCTTTCCGAGCCTGGACAATCAATGTGATCAAGGGACCCCAAAATAAGTTATCGAGTGGAAAGGTGGTCGGTGAATAACTCGCACTGTCGGATTTGATTTTGCGGCGTAGCGGTCTGGTGAAACTTCGTCTTAAGCACCTCGTCTGTCTGGTGGCCCAGCTCCCGCTCAACCAATTGACTGGCCTGGCGACACTCCGCGCCAACGAAGCCCTGCGTTTCGACCTTCGTCTGACCGTTGGACAGGACAGTGATTTCATTGGTCTTGCTCAGGCCGCACCTCCAACGCTCAATGTCAACTCCATCGAGCTATCGACCAAGACTACTTCCACCCTCTGCTTGATAAAGCGGGCAACGCAATCGGTCAGCATCGATGGAGGAACGGGCAGACGGTTTGGATACACGCGCTCCATTCGATTCAATCTTCGATCGTAGTGGGACTTGGACACAAAACGTCGGCACAATTCTGCTTGAGCCACTGGATTCCGTTGAACCGCAGGAATTTTTGCCGGATTTTTAAGCGTGCTTGACATCGATGCCTGGGTGGCATTCCAGCGTGTTTATGCTGCGAGAGATGAACGATTTTGAAACAGACGTAATTTGTAAGGAACTGGAGATCAGTACGTCTTATTTGTGGGTGTTGCTGCACCGTGCACGGGCCCGTCTCGCCAACGGTATTAAGTAGCGTTGGTGTCAAAAGAAAAACATAACCGCATTACCCCGTCATGTTGTCGTGCAAAGAAACTACCAAACTCGTTTCTGAGTCGCTCGATCATCCCTTGCCTCTAAGCAAGCAGATTTCCGTTTGGATACATCGGAGCATGTGTCAGCTTTGCTCTGCGTTTCGCCGTAATCAGGTTGTGCTGAAAGAACGAATTCCTAATGAGGCGGAGCGATGGACCAGTGAAGAAATGTCCAATGTGGTGAAATTATCTGACGCCGCGAAGCAAAAAATTGCGCAAGCAATGCCCCCGCACGGCTAACAAGCGGTGAAACTTCTTCCTACCCGTTGATACGTTGAATGATGCTCGGACGTCATCGGCATTCCAATCGAGACCGCTTAGTTCACTTGTTGCTCGACCTAGCAGAGCAGTTTGGCATTCAAGATTCCGAGGGGATACATCTGAGGATCAAATTAGCTCATCAGGAAATCGCAAACCTGATGGGCAGCACCCGCGAAACAGTGACCATTTTGCTTGGTCAACTAAAATCGGAGGGTCTGGTCGATGTTGGCCGGCAACGGATTGTCTTGGTGCAAGCGGAGCAATTAGCGATATCAGTGCACCGAAACGCACCAAGCCTGAACTCGTAGCCTAGGCTTCCAGCCTGGGACCAGAACAAAACCGAGGCTGGAAGCCTATGCTACGTCACGGCATTAGCCCGTAGTTCGTGATTGTCAAAGTGGGGAAATGGATCAGGGCAACGACATAGAGAGACGCTTGTCGCTCGTTGATCAGAAGGCGAAGCTTCTCCAACCCCCAGACGCATGCCGCTCCGTATCCGCACAGCGACTCCGGTACGACGTTCGCACATGATTTCTATGCAACGAAAGCCGTGTCGTCCGTGCAACCATCTTCGACCACGATGGCTCCGGTGACGCACGGAAAGTCACATGAGTCAAGAGCGACGAACTTTTCTTCGTTGACTGACAGAATGACACCCCAGACCGATTCGCTAAGAGGGCCGTTGAGATCGTTCAAGTTTCCTGCCTTGGTTAGATGGGCTGGTTGCGTTTCATTGGATCCCTTCATCGTCACAGGAATGCGTGCTGTGCTTCGGTCCCGTCAATCGCATTCGCGGGCCGAATCCTTTTACCGAACCGTATGCGGTCTCACCAAGTTGCGAGTTGCTATTGGACGATTTCAGTCGCAAGGATCAACTGAGACCTTTGTAAGCAATCGTCGGGCATCCTTATTGACGAGCTTTGGATTTATTAAATCCTTCTCGCCTCTCACGGCGGAAAGAGTCGGTCAAACGCAATTGCTCAGACAACAATTTCGGTAACCAACCTCCTTCATCAACCGAACCAACTGGTCATCCAATGAAAGTCACTCGTCTTGCCACCCTAATTGTGTTGCTTTTTGCAATCGTGTTCTTTTCCGGCTGCACGGTCGGGGGCACAATGGCATTTCGCAAGACCTCCTCAAGCGACATGGACGCTCTTCTATCTGAATCGCTTGTGATGCAGGAATTAGACGCAAGCGACCCGCAGGTGGTTCAACGAAAAGAAACACTCGTCAGCACCGACTCCGCAGGCATTCCGCACCAATCAACGCTTGTTACCCTAGCCCCAGGCGAAGACTTGATGGCAAAGGTCAATAACGCACACGGACCCGTTTTGCTCGATTTCTACGCCGACTGGTGCGGTCCCTGCAAAATACAGGGAAAGATTCTCCACGACATGGAGCAGGAAGCGGCAAGGCACGGAACAATGATGATTAAAATCAATATTGACGACCACCCACAAATCGCTGAACAACTACAAGTGGAAGGAATACCGACGTTGATGTTGGTCAAGGACGGTCGAGTTGTGAATCGACAGTCAGGTGTTGCCGATAAACGCAAACTAACGCAGTGGATGCAGTAGTCAATTGAAGCTGTTCGTGGTTTCACATTCGACACCGTCGATTAGGTGTTGACGAAACAGTTCGATCGCAACCTGTTTCATGAAGCAGGCTAGGACTCTACCGCACTTGCACAGTCGATACGGTTGACACTGGCACCTCAGCGCTCCGCAAAAACAGTTTGGGACGGCCGTTCGTATCCGCTGTGCCGCACAAATGGTTTGCTCTGACGGTAGCAGGACGGTTTCGACCACACACCGTCGTGGTCATGTCTTATCAATCTACGTTCGACGCCAGCAGAGTTTTGTGCGTTTGAAAAACGTTTGGCGAATTGCCGAGTGGATTATTGTCCACAAACGGCATATGGGCCCTCTTCATCGCGTCCATCTTTGCTTGGCAAGCCGGACACTGCTGAAGGTGAGAAGTGAACGCATTTCGCTGGTCTGGTTTCAATTGCCCCATCACAAACTGCTGCATGGAGGCTTGGACTTCGCTGCACGTCACGCCACCGAAGTTGCACTCGCGAAGCGGTTCTTGGTGCGACGGTGGAATGCCAGATCCAGCGAAGTTCCAAACGCCCATTCCTAGCGCTGCCATTACAACGATCGGAGCACCAATGCGAGCGACAGACTTACGTCGACGATCGGCGTTGAACCGATTCTGCAATACACCGATAGTGCCTGGCGTACATTCGTCCCAATCTGAATGAGCTTCAAAATTTTGGCGGACCATGACCTCGTTCCTCTATCTCTTGTGAAGGCGAACGTAGCGTATGCTGCTACCCTGGGTTTGAAGTGATCCCAGGCTACAAGCCTAGCCTACGTCTCTGACGTGCTATCGTTTCTGACGTCTCGCTTCCGACGTCGTTGCATGTCTCTATCGTCGCCTCGTACCGGCCAAGCGTCTGTGTCGAATCTCACAACGCTGGGATTTTCTTTGCTGACGGATGATCAGGTTGCTACCGTGGCTGAAACGGCCGGTACTCAGAGTGCATGATTGGTTTCGTCTGACATTTGCCCCGTCTGGCATTTGCCCCGTCCACTGTTTGGCGTGGGCATGTCCACAGCATCGTGGTTGGAACGAACCTGACAGCCATCCATCACGGGGACATCCTTCTCAACGGCGAATTCAGATCGCGTCATCTGTTCAAGATTCGCCTGACCTACATCGCTCCCTACGTTGTGTCGGCGCTTTCGAACGTGGCAGCGTTGAACCGTCTCGCCAAATAGTTTTGTAAGGAAATCCTGACGAATGCGTCGACTTCGTGTAACTGCTAGAGCGTAGCTCCCCGGCTACGAATCACCGCAATCCAAGGGCTCCAATAATGGAAACGATCAATAACCAGACGACCGCGGCTAGCATGGATGCCTCAGGTCAGCCAACACAAAGACACTTTAGAACCGGTCCGAACCGACTCAATCTCGTCATTCGCTGGGTGTCGACCCTGTGCATTCTAGCTTCACTTTTAACGCTCGTCCGTTCGCTTCCGTTTGACCAAGCTATGTCAGCAGCGAAAGGCTGGATCTCCGGATTGGAATTCTGGGGGCCGATCGTCTTGGCCCTTCTGTACATTGTCGCAACGGTGCTGTTTTTTCCAGCCACGATTCTGAGTCTGGCGGCCGGCGCGATGTTCGGGCTTGGTGTCGGGACAGCCACTGTTTCCGTTGGATCGACGTTAGGAGCCTGCTTGGCGTTTCTGATCGCTCGCTACGGAGCACGCGATAAAGTTGCGGCGATGGCGAGCGGCAACCGCCACTTTGGTGCGATTGATCGAGCCATCGAGGAGGGAGGCTGGAAAATTGTCGGCCTATTGCGTCTCTCTCCTGCGATTCCATTCAATGCCCAGAACTACATGTACGGCCTGACTCCGATCCGATTTTGGCCCTACGCCGTGACCAGTTGGATTGCGATGCTTCCTGGCACATTTCTGTACGTTTACCTCGGGCATGTGACTGGCGCAGCCGTTGGCGCCGATCGAGAACGCACGACGTTCGAGTGGGCGATGCTGGCGATTGGCCTATTGGCGACAGCCGTTGTGACGGTATATGTCACACGATTGGCTAACCGCAAACTAAAAGAACAAGTGCACGAAGCACCGGAAAAGGGCCAACCGACGGATAGCGTTCGGACATCGTCTAACGTGCCGTCAGCTCCGAGAACACGAAGCACGGTGATCTTGGCGAGTGCTGCACTGCTACTTGTCGCGACTGCGACCTATACACATCTCAATGCGGGGGCGATCGAACGCAAATTAGCGAGTCTTTTTGGACCGCCGCAAGTCGATCTTCAAGAAGCGTATTCCGCGAATACTGCAGGACCGGCGATGGATCATTCGACGCTGGATGCCTTGCTAAAGAAACATGTCGACAAAAACGGATGGGTCGACTACGAAGGCCTGAAAGACAACGAAGCGAAACTCGACAGCTACCTCAGTGCGGTCGCTGCTGCACCGTTTAACGAGTTTGGACGCGACGAAAAGTTGGCCCTGCTGATCAACGGTTACAACGCGTCGACCTTAAAGTTAATCCTCGATCACATGCCAATGAAATCGATTATGGATATTCCCGAATCCGAACGTTGGGACGCAATACGTTGCAACATTGGCGGACACAAGTTGAGTCTGAATCAGATTGAGCATGAGCAGATTCGCCCCAAGTTCGCCGAGCCACGCGTCCATTTCGCGTTGGTGTGTGCAGCGGTTGGATGTCCACCACTGCGTAATGAGGCGTACGTGGCAAATCGAATTGAAGAACAATTGCAAGAGCAGACCGAGTACGTCCATCATCACAAAACGTGGTTCACCTTCGATACCTCGTCCAACAAGTTAGAGCTAACCAAACTCTACAACTGGTACGGAGATGATTTTGAGCAGGTCGCCGGCAGCGTTTCTCAGTTTGCAGCTAGCTACTCAACCAAATTGAAGCAGGCTCTGGACCACGGCACCGCCCCGCACCCTGACTGGCTGCCCTACGATTGGAAGCTCAACAGCTTAAAGAACAAACAGCCGCGATAAGCATGTCTTTCGGTATCTTCCGGTTAAACGCCGGTCATTCTGTGAGCCGACGCCGCTAGCCGCGGGCCGGTAAATTGTGTGGGAAACATGCCCCCGGGTAGTGCCGTCGGCTCAGATCATTATGTTGAACGTCTCATATTGACCTGCTTAGATCAAAGGCATGCCATCTTCTGCGTTAGACGTTGACGTTACTTACTGAAACGTTGATGACTTCCGTACGGCTCTTGCCGCCATGAAGTGGCCTAGGCTTCGTTCAAACAAGGCGAACAATGTCGCTCTCGGCAAACAGCGAGGGCGGAATGGTCAGCCCCATTGCTGCGTAGAGTGACGGTGGAACGCTGATGTCCCCCAGGTACAACTCTCCGACATGACGCGAGCCGGCCGCGGAGAATAGGCCCGACTTGGGTAGGGCCAATGTGAATGTCGCTGCTGCTAGAATCGACGTATCGGACACCCCGCCGGAGGCAGCGTCAATCCCGGATGGTGTATCCAATGCGAGGGTGGGCGCCGGCTGTTGGTTGGACCAACGAATCAAGTCCGCTGCGCGCCCCCTTGGATTTCCCCGCAGGCTGTATCCGATCACCCCGTCCAGGATGACATCGACTTCACGGCCGGGAAGCGACTTATCGTCAACCGGAATGCCAAGCTGTTGGACGATCGAGAGTTGATGAGCCGGTACGCCTTCGAACGCGCCGCTAGGCTTGGTGAGAAGGACAGAAACGTTCGCTCCCCAACAGTGCAGCCGGCGAGCTGCGACCAGGGCACCTCCGCCATTACCGCCCCGCCCCGCAAGTGCAACCACATTCTTGCCGCGAAGCGAATTGCCCAGGAATCGTGTAGCAGCTAGCCGGGCCAATCCGCGTCCCGCGTTTTCCATCATTTGGAGAAGCACAATCCCATAGTCCTCGATCATTGCACGATCGACTTCGATCATCTGCTCCGTCGTCAAATGCGGTAACGCGTTTACGGCGACTTGGGGGAAACGATCTGTAGTATTGGGCACACTCGTTCTCCTGGAATGTGTGATTGATTGGCGTTGCGTCCGAGAGTGTACGTTTCACGCTACCGCTGGGATCGCATCTGTTTTGAATCGCGGTGAGCGACCATCGACGGATTTTGGTTGGATGATACGCATTTTCGTGTAAGAAATTCTAGCGTCCGTCGTCACCTCTTTAGCTTGCACGAATGCGGCACGCAAACTTTCACTTGGCCAAACAACATGCTTGCCGTTTGGGCACCGCTCGCATCGAGGAACGGGGGGCAAACGAACGTTGGCTGAGTGAGGGCCTTTAACAAGAGATTGACACCGGTGGCATGATTCAGTGCACGGACAACTATACCTGAGAAGTTGGAGACGATTGAATGTGGATTGAACAATGCGAAGAAACGGACTGCTTCATGCACGGGCTTGAACGGCGGAATCCCGGGGAACAGGAGTATCACCAAGCGGTGCGGGAGTTCGTCGAATCCGTCATGCCATTCGTGCTAAAGCACCGTAAGTACAAAGACGCTCAGATACTCGAAAGGATGACGGAGCCGGATCGCATCGTCATCTTTCGCGTCACTTGGGAAGACGACGCTGGCAACATTCGAGCAAATCGGGCATGGCGAGTGCAATTCAACAATTCGATTGGACCGTACAAAGGCGGAATGCGGTTGCATCCCGACGTAACGTTGAGCGTCCTGAAGTTTCTCGGATTCGAGCAGACCTTCAAGAATAGTCTCACCGGACTACCGATGGGTGGGGCTAAAGGCGGGGCGAATTTCAACCCCAAGGGAAAGAGCGATCGCGAAGTCATGCGATTCTGTCAATCGTTGATGATTGAACTGCATCGCCACATTGGCGAAGACACGGACGTTCCGGCCGGTGACATCGGCGTCGGTGCCCGTGAGGTTAGCTACCTGTTCGGGCAGTACAAACGACTCGAAAATCGCTTCGCGGGAATCTTAACGGGCAAGGGACTAACCTTCGGCGGCAGTCTCGTCAGGACCGAGGCCACCGGTTACGGATGCGTCTACTTCTGCGAGAATATGTTCAATCAGGTCGGCGATAGCCTCAGGGGGAAGACGTGTGTGGTATCGGGTTCGGGAAACGTCGCGATCTACACCGCCGAGAAAGCCCACGAGTTAGGCGGCAAGGTTGTCACGATGTCCGATTCATCCGGCTTCGTTCACGATCGGGCGGGCATCGATGCCGAGAAACTGGCGTTCATCAAAGATCTCAAAGAGGTGCGTCGGGGACGAATCTCGGAGTATGCCGACAAGTTCGACGGCGTCACGTTCCACGCCGATGAACGTCCCTGGAATGTACCTTGCGATGTCGCTTTTCCATGTGCCACGCAGAACGAGATCAACCTGGACGATGCGAATGCCTTGATTGGCAACGGAGTCAAAGCCGTCAGCGAAGGTGCCAACATGCCTACCGAACTGGCTGGCGCTCATGCGTTCCTTGACGCCAAGATCCTATACGGTCCGTCAAAAGCCGCCAATGCCGGCGGCGTTGCGGTGTCAGGTTTAGAGCAAAGTCAAAACGCCTTGCGACTTTCATGGAGTCGCGAAGACGTCGACGAGAAACTGAAGACCATCATGCGTGATATCCACGACAAGTGTGTTGAGCACGGTCAGACCGACGGATTTGTGAACTATGTTCGTGGATCAAATATCGCGGGGTTCATCAAAGTGGCCGACGCCATGCTGGCTTACGGCGTTGTTTAAATCAAAGGACTTACCAATCATGACCGATTTTTTTGAACGCAGCCTGATCCTTCACGAACAACTCCGTGGAAAGATCGGCATCGTGGGAAAGATGCCGATCGCAAACCGTGATGATTTGTCGTTGGCCTACACCCCCGGAGTTGCGCGCCCGTGTGAAGTAATCGCGAGCGACGCCAGCAAAGCTCGCGAACTAACGATCAAACGAAACAGCGTTGCCGTGGTGACCGACGGATCGGCGGTCTTGGGACTGGGCAACATTGGCCCGCATGCAGCGATCCCGGTGATGGAAGGCAAGTCGCTGCTGTTTAAGGAGTTCGCCAACATTGACGCTTGGCCAATTTGCCTCGACGCACAGGACGTTGACGAGATCGTTGCTACCGTTCGGCGTATTGCTCCCGTTTTCGGCGGTATCAATTTGGAAGACATCTCGGCTCCACGGTGTTTTGCCGTCGAGCAACAGTTGCAAGACATCGGCATTCCAGTCTTTCACGATGATCAACACGGAACGGCGATCGTCCTGCTCGCTGCGCTGCTTAACGCAGCCAAAGTGCTCCGTCGCGATATCACCCAAATGAAAGTCGTGATCAACGGAGCGGGTGCTGCCGGCACGGCCATCGCACGTCTGCTGCGTTGTGTCGGTCACTCTCCCAATGTCTGCGTCCCCGTAGATGATGTCATTGTGTGTGACTCGAAGGGAGCGATTCACAACGGCCGTGACGATTTAGCCGACTACAAACGCGAACTGCTGCGGTATACGAATCGCAAGCATCGCACCGGCACGCTTCAAAATGTGCTTGCCGGAGCAGATGTCTTTATCGGCGTCAGTAAGGGAGGTCTACTTTCCGCGGACGACGTTTCCAAAATGGCAAGGGACTCGATCGTTTTGGCGATGGCCAACCCCATCCCTGAGATCATGCCGGACGTGGCGCGAAGTGGAGGTGCCGCCGTCGTTGGTACAGGACGCAGCGACTTTCCCAACCAGATCAACAACGTGCTCGCTTTTCCAGGAATCTTTCGTGGCGCTTTGGATGCGTCCTCATGTGCGATCACGGAAGAAATGAAAATCGCTGCCGCCCGCGCGTTGGCCGCCGCAACAACCGATCCGTCACCGGAACGAGTATTGCCCGATCCGTTAGACCGCAGCGTCGCACCTCGTGTGGCCGCCGCCGTCGCCGAAGCAGCGGAGCGGGAATGACTCCAATGAGTCCGCGTCATCCACCATGAACAGGAATAACAATGAAAGCCTCTAATCTATTTGTCAAAGCCCTCGAGAACGAAGGCGTTGAGTTCGTCTTCGGGATTCCAGGTGAAGAGAATCTCGATTTCCTCGATTCACTATCGAGGTCGAATATCCGGCTGATCCTCACTCGGCACGAACAAGCTGCCGGTTTCATGGCAGCAACCTATGGACGGCTGACAGGCAAGTCGGGCGTTTGTCTCTCCACACTTGGGCCGGGGGCAACCAACTTGGTTACAGCCGCCGCTTACGCGCAGCTGGGCGGCATGCCGATGCTGATGATCACGGGGCAAAAGCCAGTCAAGACGAGTAAGCAAGGTCAGTTCCAGATCATTGACATCGTCGACATGATGCGTCCGTTGACGAAGTACACGCGGCAACTTGTTAGCGGAGCCAACATCCCATCACGCGTGCGCGAAGCGATGCGCCTCGCACAAGAAGAAAAACCTGGCGCAGTGCACCTTGAATTGCCCGAAGACATCGCCGCCGAGCAGGTCGGCGAGGTACCGATTCCCGCCAGCCTCGTCCGGCGGCCGGTCGCCGAAGACAAGTCCATTCACGCGGCTGTAGAGATGATCCGTGCTGCCAAGTCGCCCCTGTTGTTAGTGGGTGCCGGCGCGAACCGCAAACGGACGTGCAACATGCTTCGGCAGTTCGTGGCCAAGTTGGGTATCCCCTTCGCAACGACTCAGATGGGCAAAGGCGTCATCGACGAGCGAGACCCGTTGTTTCTCGGCAACACAGCTCTTTCGTCGAATGACTTCGTGCACCGAGCATTCGAGGCGGCAGATCTAATCATCAATGTCGGCCATGACGTGGTCGAAAAGCCACCGTTCTTCATGCACGCCGGCGGCGTCAAAGTCATCCATGTCAACTTCTCATCGGCGTCTGTCGATCCGGTCTACTTTCCGCAAGTCGAGGTCGTAGGCGATATCGCAAATAGCATCTGGCGGTTGATGGGGGAGCTAAAGCCACATCCGCATTGGGACTTCTCTCGCTTCATGACGGTTCGCAAAGCGGCCGAGGCCAGCGTTGCCCAAGGTGCCGACGACGATCGCTTTCCAATTTATCCACAACGGCTGGTTGCGGACGTTAGAAACGCAGTGCAAAAACGCGGAATCGTCGCACTCGACAACGGAGTTTATAAGATTTGGTTCGCGCGAAACTACAAGGCAACCGCGCCGAACACGGTGTTGCTCGATAACGCCCTGGCAACGATGGGAGCCGGGCTGCCGTCGGCGATGGCAGCCAAATTGGTCCATCCGGATCGGCAAGTTATGGCGATCTGCGGCGACGGTGGCTTCATGATGAACTCGCAAGAACTGGAAACGGCCGTGCGGTTGAATCTCGATCTCGTCGTCTTGGTCCTGCGTGATGATGCCTATGGGATGATCAAATGGAAGCAGGCCAACATGGGGCTGAAGAATTTCGGACTGGACTACGGCAACCCTGACTTCGTCAAGTACGCGGAAGCCTATGGCGCAAACGGGCATCGTGTCGCGTCGAGTGAGGAACTACTGCCGTTGCTCTCCCAATGCTTGGATTCGCCCGGTGTCCATCTGATTGAAGTACCCGTCGATTACTCGGAGAATGACCGCATTCTCAATCACGAGATTCAAGCACTCAGTCGTAGCCTAGGCTTCTAGCGTGTGACCGCGACAAAACCCAGCCTGGAAGCCTAGGCTACGGCCAATTGACCGCGGAACAACACTCAACGCGACGATAGCGTTCAAGTTTGAACCCTGTAGAGAAACATCCAAATGCCAGTTTCGGAGAAACCATGCTAGCGAATTCATACCCCTACTATCTTGCGAATGAACCCGTCGCTGCGAATCAGGACCTCATCGTAACGGACAAGTACACAGGTGAAACGGCGACGAAAGTCGCATTGGCCGACTCCGCGGCGATTGATCGTGCGATTGTCGCATCGGTTCAGGCGGCCGAGCCGATGCGCCACATGCCGCCTTACGAACGACAAAACGTATTGAATCATTGCGTAGCCCGATTCACCGAACGATCCGAAGAACTGGCGATGTCGTTGTGCATCGAAGCGGGCAAGCCGATCAAAGACAGTCGTGGCGAAGTGTCTCGACTGATCGACACCTTTCGTATTGCTGCGGAAGAATCGGTGCGGATCGGCGGCGAAGTCATGAACCTAGAAATCTCACCGCGTGCGCGTGGTTATCGCGGAATGTACAAGCGAGTGCCGATCGGCCCGTGTTCGTTTATCTCGCCGTTCAACTTCCCGTTGAACCTGGCCGCCCATAAAGTCGCCCCTGCGATCGCCGTCGGTTGCCCGTTTGTCTTGAAGCCGGCCAGCCGCACGCCGATCGGAGCGCTAATCATTGGCGAGGTTCTCGCGGAAACCGACTTGCCCAAGGGCGCGTTCTCGATCCTTCCTTGCCACCGCGACGGGGCCGACTTGTTCACAACGGACGATCGCTTGAAGTTGCTTAGCTTCACTGGCTCGCCCGCCGTCGGCTGGGATTTGAAGGCTCGTGCCGGAAAGAAGAAAGTCGTGCTGGAACTGGGCGGCAACGCAGCCTGTGTCGTGGATGCCGACGCGGATCTAGACGACGCCACGGAGCGGATTGTCTTCGGCGCGTTCTATCAATCGGGTCAGAGTTGCATCGGCGTGCAACGCATCCTGGCTCACGACAGCATTTACAACGAACTGCGCGACCGACTGGTCGCGGCGACAAGCAAGTTAGTGGCTGGCGATCCGAAGGAAGAGTCAACGTTCATCGGTCCCATGATTTCAGAGCAGGAAGCCGCTCGGCTTCAGTCGTGGATCACGTCAGCGGTTGCAGCGGGTGGAAAACTTCTCTGCGGCGGAACGCGAGACGCCGCAATGCTCGACGCGACGTTGCTAGAAAACGTGCCGAAAGACCAACCCGTTTGTACGCAAGAGGCTTTCGGTCCAGTCGCAGTGATGAGCCGATTCAGCAACTTTCAGGATGCGTTGGACGAAGTCAACGACGCTGCGTTCGGCTTGCAAGCAGGTATTTTCACGCGAGACATCTACAAGATCCAACAGGCTTGGGACGAGTTGGAAGTTGGCGGTGTGGTGATCGGTGACGTGCCAAGTTGGCGTGTGGACAACATGCCCTACGGCGGCGTCAAAGACAGCGGTCTTGGTCGAGAAGGCATTCGATTCGCGATGGAAGATATGATGGAACTTCGCAATCTTGTCATCCGCACGCCCAACCACCTCATCTGATCGATCTCATGCACGGGCTAGCTGTTGTTTTCTTCAGCAATCATCGTCCAGCTTGATGTTGGTTTGCCGGCTTTCGTCGCAGCCTAGGTTTCCAGCCTGGGTTGGTTGTGGTCCCAGGTTGGGAGCCGAGTCTACGGACAACCACTGTTTGTAAGCGATCTCACACGTACGGGTTGATGCCGTGGTAAGAAATGCGTGAAACCCATGAAATGTGACGGATTTGCGAGGAGCGTTAGCAACAACACAGACCCCAGCGTCGCGTCGGCCCGACAAGGCCTTAAACCGATACTTGCTCAAC
It contains:
- a CDS encoding aldo/keto reductase encodes the protein MKTRILGNSGRSVSEIGLGCWQLGADWGSVSEPQAMQILETAWDHGITFFDTADVYGSGRSEKLIGRFIQQHRDQVFVATKVGRQNYPGPYSAEVLKQHLCESISRLGVDSLDLVQLHCVPSEVMSAGDIFDWLRKFKRDGLIKNFGASVESMDEAVSILEQPELTSLQIIFNVFRQKPITTLFDRARDQGVGIIVRLPLASGLLAGKFTNETQFADDDHRNYNRNGDAFNVGETFAGLPFKIGVALADQIKTMVPADMTMAQFSQRWILDHEAVTTVITGASKPSQVADNTVVSDLERLSEQTHRQLAEFYASSIEAEIRGVY
- a CDS encoding DUF2997 domain-containing protein; the protein is MERWRCGLSKTNEITVLSNGQTKVETQGFVGAECRQASQLVERELGHQTDEVLKTKFHQTATPQNQIRQCELFTDHLSTR
- a CDS encoding anti-sigma factor family protein, giving the protein MLSCKETTKLVSESLDHPLPLSKQISVWIHRSMCQLCSAFRRNQVVLKERIPNEAERWTSEEMSNVVKLSDAAKQKIAQAMPPHG
- a CDS encoding Crp/Fnr family transcriptional regulator produces the protein MLGRHRHSNRDRLVHLLLDLAEQFGIQDSEGIHLRIKLAHQEIANLMGSTRETVTILLGQLKSEGLVDVGRQRIVLVQAEQLAISVHRNAPSLNS
- a CDS encoding thioredoxin family protein, translating into MDLLNPSRLSRRKESVKRNCSDNNFGNQPPSSTEPTGHPMKVTRLATLIVLLFAIVFFSGCTVGGTMAFRKTSSSDMDALLSESLVMQELDASDPQVVQRKETLVSTDSAGIPHQSTLVTLAPGEDLMAKVNNAHGPVLLDFYADWCGPCKIQGKILHDMEQEAARHGTMMIKINIDDHPQIAEQLQVEGIPTLMLVKDGRVVNRQSGVADKRKLTQWMQ
- a CDS encoding anti-sigma factor family protein encodes the protein MVRQNFEAHSDWDECTPGTIGVLQNRFNADRRRKSVARIGAPIVVMAALGMGVWNFAGSGIPPSHQEPLRECNFGGVTCSEVQASMQQFVMGQLKPDQRNAFTSHLQQCPACQAKMDAMKRAHMPFVDNNPLGNSPNVFQTHKTLLASNVD
- the nrtS gene encoding nitrate/nitrite transporter NrtS — its product is MVGTNLTAIHHGDILLNGEFRSRHLFKIRLTYIAPYVVSALSNVAALNRLAK
- a CDS encoding VTT domain-containing protein yields the protein MSAAKGWISGLEFWGPIVLALLYIVATVLFFPATILSLAAGAMFGLGVGTATVSVGSTLGACLAFLIARYGARDKVAAMASGNRHFGAIDRAIEEGGWKIVGLLRLSPAIPFNAQNYMYGLTPIRFWPYAVTSWIAMLPGTFLYVYLGHVTGAAVGADRERTTFEWAMLAIGLLATAVVTVYVTRLANRKLKEQVHEAPEKGQPTDSVRTSSNVPSAPRTRSTVILASAALLLVATATYTHLNAGAIERKLASLFGPPQVDLQEAYSANTAGPAMDHSTLDALLKKHVDKNGWVDYEGLKDNEAKLDSYLSAVAAAPFNEFGRDEKLALLINGYNASTLKLILDHMPMKSIMDIPESERWDAIRCNIGGHKLSLNQIEHEQIRPKFAEPRVHFALVCAAVGCPPLRNEAYVANRIEEQLQEQTEYVHHHKTWFTFDTSSNKLELTKLYNWYGDDFEQVAGSVSQFAASYSTKLKQALDHGTAPHPDWLPYDWKLNSLKNKQPR
- a CDS encoding NAD(P)H-hydrate epimerase produces the protein MPNTTDRFPQVAVNALPHLTTEQMIEVDRAMIEDYGIVLLQMMENAGRGLARLAATRFLGNSLRGKNVVALAGRGGNGGGALVAARRLHCWGANVSVLLTKPSGAFEGVPAHQLSIVQQLGIPVDDKSLPGREVDVILDGVIGYSLRGNPRGRAADLIRWSNQQPAPTLALDTPSGIDAASGGVSDTSILAAATFTLALPKSGLFSAAGSRHVGELYLGDISVPPSLYAAMGLTIPPSLFAESDIVRLV